From Isachenkonia alkalipeptolytica:
TACTAAAATGAGCCAATTAGTTGAAATAATTGCAAAAGCCTTAGTAGATCATCCGGACCAAGTAACGGTAAAGGAAGTGGAAAGTGACCAGTCGGTTACCGTCGAGCTTCGAGTTGCCCCGGAGGATATGGGTAAAGTTATCGGAAAACAGGGTAAGATTGCCAAAGCGATCCGAAACGTGGTAAAGGCGGCTGCGGTTAAAGAAAACAAAAGAGTGGTTGTAGAAATTATGTAAGGATTAGGGTTCCCTAATCCTTTGTTTTTTTATAAAGCTTAAGTTCCTAAAGTGCATTTCAAGTGGAAAATTTAAATTTTTAAGAGGTGTTAAAATGGGAAAAATTCTTATAGGAGAAATCATTAATGTTCATGGAATAAAGGGGGGGCTGAAGGTTCGCCATTTAACCGATGATTTGGAGCGATTTTATGATCTGGACGATCTATACATAGAAGATCCGAAAACAAAGGAAATGCAGCTCTTCCAAATTGAGCGGGTCCAGCTTCATAAAGGCTTTATCATTCTGTATCTGAAGGGTTACGGCAACATCAATGAAGTGGAGCATTTTAAAAACCGCCACCTGTATATTGATAAGAGCCAAAGAAAAACCCTGGAAGAGGATACTTATTTTATTCAGGACTTAATCGGCTTAGAGGTGGAAAGTGAAAAGGAAGGCTCCCTGGGGGTATTGGAAGATGTTATTCAGGCGGGACCCAGTGAAGTCTATGTTGTCCGGGGAGAGGAATACGGTGAAATTATGATTCCGGCGGCGAAGGAATTCATCAAAGAGGTGGATCTGGAAAAGGGTAAGATGAAAGTGGAGTTAATTGAGGGGATGCTTCCATGAAGATCCATGTGATGACCTTGTTTCCTGAAATGTTTTCCGGGCCCTTAGGCAGCAGTATCATCAAAAGGGCAAGGGAAGATCAGAAGCTTTCCATTGAATACTACCAAATACGGGACTACTCCGCCAACAAGCACCAAAAAGTGGATGACTATCCTTACGGAGGGGGCTCCGGCATGGTCATGACGCCCCAGCCTATTGTGGATGCTTACCGGGATATTTTGAAAAACACGGGCAGGGAAAACCCGAGAACTATTTATCTGTCTCCTAAAGGAAAAGCATTTACCCAGGAAATGGCCATGGAACTTTCTCGGGAACCGGAGCTGATTTTTCTTTGCGGCCACTATGAAGGGGTGGATCAGCGGGTTATTGACAAAATTGTAACCGATGAAATCTCCATCGGGGATTACGTCCTGACCGGGGGAGAGCTTCCCGCCATGGTCATGATTGATGCCGTCAGTCGACTGCTTCCCGGAGTGCTTTCCAGCCCGGAAGCCTACCAGGAGGAATCCATTTATTCCGGT
This genomic window contains:
- a CDS encoding KH domain-containing protein — its product is MSQLVEIIAKALVDHPDQVTVKEVESDQSVTVELRVAPEDMGKVIGKQGKIAKAIRNVVKAAAVKENKRVVVEIM
- the rimM gene encoding ribosome maturation factor RimM (Essential for efficient processing of 16S rRNA), translating into MGKILIGEIINVHGIKGGLKVRHLTDDLERFYDLDDLYIEDPKTKEMQLFQIERVQLHKGFIILYLKGYGNINEVEHFKNRHLYIDKSQRKTLEEDTYFIQDLIGLEVESEKEGSLGVLEDVIQAGPSEVYVVRGEEYGEIMIPAAKEFIKEVDLEKGKMKVELIEGMLP
- the trmD gene encoding tRNA (guanosine(37)-N1)-methyltransferase TrmD yields the protein MKIHVMTLFPEMFSGPLGSSIIKRAREDQKLSIEYYQIRDYSANKHQKVDDYPYGGGSGMVMTPQPIVDAYRDILKNTGRENPRTIYLSPKGKAFTQEMAMELSREPELIFLCGHYEGVDQRVIDKIVTDEISIGDYVLTGGELPAMVMIDAVSRLLPGVLSSPEAYQEESIYSGLLEYPQYTRPQNFEGREVPKVLLSGDHEKIRKWRRRESLLITRERRPDLFQKIALTKEDYKLLKP